From one Trifolium pratense cultivar HEN17-A07 linkage group LG1, ARS_RC_1.1, whole genome shotgun sequence genomic stretch:
- the LOC123905050 gene encoding actin-depolymerizing factor 1 isoform X1 — MVRQANAASGMAVNDECKLKFLELKAKRTYRYIIYKIEEKQKQVVVDKVGEPANGYDDFTANLPADECRYAVYDFDFVTEENCQKSRIFFIAWCPDTSRVRSKMIYASSKERFKRELDGIQIELQATDPTEMGLDVFQSRAN, encoded by the exons ATGGTACGACAG GCAAACGCGGCATCCGGTATGGCTGTGAATGATGAGTGCAAGTTAAAATTTTTGGAGCTCAAGGCAAAGAGAACCTACCGGTATATCATTTATAAGATTGAGGAGAAGCAGAAGCAAGTTGTTGTGGACAAGGTTGGCGAGCCTGCAAATGGTTATGATGATTTCACTGCCAATCTTCCTGCTGACGAGTGTCGGTATGCTgtttatgattttgattttgtcacCGAGGAGAATTGCCAGAAAAGCAGAATTTTCTTCATAGCTTG GTGCCCTGATACTTCTAGGGTAAGGAGCAAGATGATTTATGCTAGCTCCAAAGAAAGGTTCAAGAGGGAGCTTGATGGAATTCAAATTGAATTGCAAGCAACTGATCCTACTGAGATGGGTCTTGATGTATTCCAAAGCCGTGCCAATTAA
- the LOC123905050 gene encoding actin-depolymerizing factor 1 isoform X3 — translation MANAASGMAVNDECKLKFLELKAKRTYRYIIYKIEEKQKQVVVDKVGEPANGYDDFTANLPADECRYAVYDFDFVTEENCQKSRIFFIAWCPDTSRVRSKMIYASSKERFKRELDGIQIELQATDPTEMGLDVFQSRAN, via the exons ATG GCAAACGCGGCATCCGGTATGGCTGTGAATGATGAGTGCAAGTTAAAATTTTTGGAGCTCAAGGCAAAGAGAACCTACCGGTATATCATTTATAAGATTGAGGAGAAGCAGAAGCAAGTTGTTGTGGACAAGGTTGGCGAGCCTGCAAATGGTTATGATGATTTCACTGCCAATCTTCCTGCTGACGAGTGTCGGTATGCTgtttatgattttgattttgtcacCGAGGAGAATTGCCAGAAAAGCAGAATTTTCTTCATAGCTTG GTGCCCTGATACTTCTAGGGTAAGGAGCAAGATGATTTATGCTAGCTCCAAAGAAAGGTTCAAGAGGGAGCTTGATGGAATTCAAATTGAATTGCAAGCAACTGATCCTACTGAGATGGGTCTTGATGTATTCCAAAGCCGTGCCAATTAA
- the LOC123905050 gene encoding actin-depolymerizing factor 1 isoform X2, with protein sequence MANAASGMAVNDECKLKFLELKAKRTYRYIIYKIEEKQKQVVVDKVGEPANGYDDFTANLPADECRYAVYDFDFVTEENCQKSRIFFIAWCPDTSRVRSKMIYASSKERFKRELDGIQIELQATDPTEMGLDVFQSRAN encoded by the exons atg GCAAACGCGGCATCCGGTATGGCTGTGAATGATGAGTGCAAGTTAAAATTTTTGGAGCTCAAGGCAAAGAGAACCTACCGGTATATCATTTATAAGATTGAGGAGAAGCAGAAGCAAGTTGTTGTGGACAAGGTTGGCGAGCCTGCAAATGGTTATGATGATTTCACTGCCAATCTTCCTGCTGACGAGTGTCGGTATGCTgtttatgattttgattttgtcacCGAGGAGAATTGCCAGAAAAGCAGAATTTTCTTCATAGCTTG GTGCCCTGATACTTCTAGGGTAAGGAGCAAGATGATTTATGCTAGCTCCAAAGAAAGGTTCAAGAGGGAGCTTGATGGAATTCAAATTGAATTGCAAGCAACTGATCCTACTGAGATGGGTCTTGATGTATTCCAAAGCCGTGCCAATTAA
- the LOC123905050 gene encoding actin-depolymerizing factor 1 isoform X4, with protein MAVNDECKLKFLELKAKRTYRYIIYKIEEKQKQVVVDKVGEPANGYDDFTANLPADECRYAVYDFDFVTEENCQKSRIFFIAWCPDTSRVRSKMIYASSKERFKRELDGIQIELQATDPTEMGLDVFQSRAN; from the exons ATGGCTGTGAATGATGAGTGCAAGTTAAAATTTTTGGAGCTCAAGGCAAAGAGAACCTACCGGTATATCATTTATAAGATTGAGGAGAAGCAGAAGCAAGTTGTTGTGGACAAGGTTGGCGAGCCTGCAAATGGTTATGATGATTTCACTGCCAATCTTCCTGCTGACGAGTGTCGGTATGCTgtttatgattttgattttgtcacCGAGGAGAATTGCCAGAAAAGCAGAATTTTCTTCATAGCTTG GTGCCCTGATACTTCTAGGGTAAGGAGCAAGATGATTTATGCTAGCTCCAAAGAAAGGTTCAAGAGGGAGCTTGATGGAATTCAAATTGAATTGCAAGCAACTGATCCTACTGAGATGGGTCTTGATGTATTCCAAAGCCGTGCCAATTAA
- the LOC123905073 gene encoding pentatricopeptide repeat-containing protein At3g53700, chloroplastic isoform X2 — protein MLEDMVNHHGLYPDETTFTTLVLGFIEEGDFNGALKIKKQMVEYGCLLTDVTVNVLVGGFCKHGRVEEALRFIHEVYKEEGFYPNQVTFNSLVNGFCKIGDFNDALKIVDLMIENGFDPDVYTYNSLISGKCKLGEFDEAIEILQQMIMRDCSPNTVTYNTLISALCKVNEIEAATELVRILISKGMLPDVCTFNTLIRGLCLTKNREIAMELFEEMKKKGCQPDEFTYSILIDSLCSERRLKEASMLLKEMELSGCARNAVVYNTLIDGLCKSRRVEEAEEIFDQMELQGVSRNLVTYNTLLDGLCKSKRVEEASQLMDQMIMEGIKPDKFTYNSLLNYFCRVRDIEKAADIMQIMTSNGCEPDIFTYSTLIGGLCKSGRVEVASKLLRSIQMKGIVLTPHAYNPVIRALFRRKRTKEATRLFREMMEKSDPPDSLTYKIIFNGLCNSGGPIQEAVDFTVEMMEKGILPEFPSFSFLAEGLCSLSMEDTLIELINMVMEKAKMSERETSIIRGFLKIRKFNDALANLGGILDRQNPRRY, from the coding sequence ATGCTTGAGGATATGGTGAATCATCATGGGTTGTACCCTGATGAGACAACTTTCACTACGTTGGTCCTAGGTTTTATTGAAGAAGGTGATTTTAATGGTGCTTTgaagataaaaaaacaaatggtGGAGTATGGTTGTTTGTTAACAGATGTGACTGTGAATGTTTTGGTTGGAGGTTTTTGCAAACACGGTCGTGTTGAGGAAGCTCTTAGATTTATTCATGAGGTTTATAAGGAGGAAGGGTTTTATCCTAATCAGGTTACTTTTAATTCTTTGGTGAATGGGTTTTGTAAAATTGGAGATTTTAATGATGCTTTGAAAATTGTGGATTTAATGATTGAGAATGGGTTTGATCCTGATGTGTATACATATAACTCTTTGATATCTGGAAAGTGTAAATTAGGTGAATTTGATGAGGCAATAGAAATTTTGCAACAGATGATCATGAGAGATTGTTCTCCAAATACTGTAACTTACAATACACTTATTAGCGCTTTGTGTAAGGTGAATGAAATTGAAGCTGCCACTGAACTTGTCCGAATTCTTATTAGTAAAGGGATGTTGCCGGATGTTTGTACGTTCAATACTTTGATACGTGGTCTCTGCTTGACTAAGAACCGAGAGATTGCGATGGAGCTGTTTGaggagatgaagaagaaagGGTGTCAACCCGACGAGTTCACGTACAGTATATTGATTGATAGTTTATGTTCTGAAAGGAGGCTTAAAGAAGCATCAATGCTGTTGAAAGAAATGGAGTTGAGTGGCTGTGCTAGGAATGCGGTGGTGTACAACACTTTGATTGATGGTTTGTGTAAAAGCAGAAGGGTTGAAGAAGCCGAGGAGATCTTTGATCAAATGGAACTTCAGGGAGTCTCGAGAAATTTGGTAACATATAACACCCTTCTTGATGGTCTTTGTAAAAGCAAGAGAGTCGAAGAAGCTTCTCAACTTATGGATCAGATGATAATGGAAGGAATAAAGCCTGACAAGTTCACTTATAATTCATTGCTTAATTATTTCTGCAGAGTTAGAGATATAGAGAAAGCAGCTGATATTATGCAAATTATGACTTCAAATGGGTGCGAACCGGATATTTTTACCTATAGTACGCTTATTGGCGGACTATGTAAATCTGGTAGAGTAGAGGTTGCAAGTAAGCTTCTTCGATCAATCCAGATGAAAGGTATCGTCTTGACTCCACATGCTTATAACCCTGTGATTCGAGCATTATTCAGAAGGAAGAGAACAAAAGAAGCCACGAGGCTTTTCAGAGAAATGATGGAAAAGAGTGATCCACCAGATTCTCTAACATACAAGATTATTTTCAATGGACTGTGTAACAGTGGAGGACCGATACAAGAGGCTGTTGATTTTACAGTTGAGATGATGGAGAAAGGAATATTGCCAGAGTTTCCATCGTTCAGTTTTTTGGCAGAAGGGCTTTGTTCTTTATCAATGGAGGACACTCTCATTGAACTGATCAATATGGTGATGGAGAAAGCGAAAATGTCGGAAAGGGAAACATCTATCATCAGAGGCTTCCTCAAGATACGGAAATTTAACGATGCGTTGGCCAATCTTGGTGGTATCTTGGATAGGCAAAATCCCAGAAgatattga
- the LOC123905073 gene encoding pentatricopeptide repeat-containing protein At3g53700, chloroplastic isoform X1 codes for MLDVCNIVSMALSPFHPYPFPRTLIHSPTTTTTTTPFSFSSSSSNSNFKKFTTLCTTTSSTTHHPLPPPNSFDYNKILHQQLTQSPSFDSITTLLKQIKSSGFIPNATNFFTLIQCLTNFHQIEQVLNIMDNELGFYNIALNALVEDNNLKLVEMLHSKMVRDGIVFNVSTFNVLIKALCKAHQLRPAILMLEDMVNHHGLYPDETTFTTLVLGFIEEGDFNGALKIKKQMVEYGCLLTDVTVNVLVGGFCKHGRVEEALRFIHEVYKEEGFYPNQVTFNSLVNGFCKIGDFNDALKIVDLMIENGFDPDVYTYNSLISGKCKLGEFDEAIEILQQMIMRDCSPNTVTYNTLISALCKVNEIEAATELVRILISKGMLPDVCTFNTLIRGLCLTKNREIAMELFEEMKKKGCQPDEFTYSILIDSLCSERRLKEASMLLKEMELSGCARNAVVYNTLIDGLCKSRRVEEAEEIFDQMELQGVSRNLVTYNTLLDGLCKSKRVEEASQLMDQMIMEGIKPDKFTYNSLLNYFCRVRDIEKAADIMQIMTSNGCEPDIFTYSTLIGGLCKSGRVEVASKLLRSIQMKGIVLTPHAYNPVIRALFRRKRTKEATRLFREMMEKSDPPDSLTYKIIFNGLCNSGGPIQEAVDFTVEMMEKGILPEFPSFSFLAEGLCSLSMEDTLIELINMVMEKAKMSERETSIIRGFLKIRKFNDALANLGGILDRQNPRRY; via the coding sequence ATGTTAGATGTTTGTAATATTGTCTCAATGGCACTTTCTCCATTTCACCCCTACCCTTTCCCTCGCACCTTAATCCattcaccaacaacaacaacaacaacaacacccTTCTctttctcctcctcctcctccaattcaaacttcaaaaaattcacTACTCTTTGCACCACCACTTCTTCCACAACACACCACCCTCTCCCTCCTCCCAATTCCTTCGATTACAATAAAATCCTTCATCAACAACTCACCCAATCCCCTTCCTTCGATTCCATCACAACTCTTCTCAAACAAATCAAATCTTCTGGTTTCATTCCAAACGCCACCAATTTCTTTACTCTTATTCAatgtttgaccaattttcacCAAATTGAACAAGTGCTTAATATCATGGATAATGAATTAGGGTTTTACAATATTGCTTTGAATGCTCTTGTTGAAGATAATAACCTTAAGCTAGTTGAAATGCTGCATTCCAAAATGGTTCGTGATGGTATTGTTTTTAATGTTTCTACTTTCAATGTTTTGATTAAGGCTTTGTGTAAAGCGCATCAATTAAGACCTGCTATTTTGATGCTTGAGGATATGGTGAATCATCATGGGTTGTACCCTGATGAGACAACTTTCACTACGTTGGTCCTAGGTTTTATTGAAGAAGGTGATTTTAATGGTGCTTTgaagataaaaaaacaaatggtGGAGTATGGTTGTTTGTTAACAGATGTGACTGTGAATGTTTTGGTTGGAGGTTTTTGCAAACACGGTCGTGTTGAGGAAGCTCTTAGATTTATTCATGAGGTTTATAAGGAGGAAGGGTTTTATCCTAATCAGGTTACTTTTAATTCTTTGGTGAATGGGTTTTGTAAAATTGGAGATTTTAATGATGCTTTGAAAATTGTGGATTTAATGATTGAGAATGGGTTTGATCCTGATGTGTATACATATAACTCTTTGATATCTGGAAAGTGTAAATTAGGTGAATTTGATGAGGCAATAGAAATTTTGCAACAGATGATCATGAGAGATTGTTCTCCAAATACTGTAACTTACAATACACTTATTAGCGCTTTGTGTAAGGTGAATGAAATTGAAGCTGCCACTGAACTTGTCCGAATTCTTATTAGTAAAGGGATGTTGCCGGATGTTTGTACGTTCAATACTTTGATACGTGGTCTCTGCTTGACTAAGAACCGAGAGATTGCGATGGAGCTGTTTGaggagatgaagaagaaagGGTGTCAACCCGACGAGTTCACGTACAGTATATTGATTGATAGTTTATGTTCTGAAAGGAGGCTTAAAGAAGCATCAATGCTGTTGAAAGAAATGGAGTTGAGTGGCTGTGCTAGGAATGCGGTGGTGTACAACACTTTGATTGATGGTTTGTGTAAAAGCAGAAGGGTTGAAGAAGCCGAGGAGATCTTTGATCAAATGGAACTTCAGGGAGTCTCGAGAAATTTGGTAACATATAACACCCTTCTTGATGGTCTTTGTAAAAGCAAGAGAGTCGAAGAAGCTTCTCAACTTATGGATCAGATGATAATGGAAGGAATAAAGCCTGACAAGTTCACTTATAATTCATTGCTTAATTATTTCTGCAGAGTTAGAGATATAGAGAAAGCAGCTGATATTATGCAAATTATGACTTCAAATGGGTGCGAACCGGATATTTTTACCTATAGTACGCTTATTGGCGGACTATGTAAATCTGGTAGAGTAGAGGTTGCAAGTAAGCTTCTTCGATCAATCCAGATGAAAGGTATCGTCTTGACTCCACATGCTTATAACCCTGTGATTCGAGCATTATTCAGAAGGAAGAGAACAAAAGAAGCCACGAGGCTTTTCAGAGAAATGATGGAAAAGAGTGATCCACCAGATTCTCTAACATACAAGATTATTTTCAATGGACTGTGTAACAGTGGAGGACCGATACAAGAGGCTGTTGATTTTACAGTTGAGATGATGGAGAAAGGAATATTGCCAGAGTTTCCATCGTTCAGTTTTTTGGCAGAAGGGCTTTGTTCTTTATCAATGGAGGACACTCTCATTGAACTGATCAATATGGTGATGGAGAAAGCGAAAATGTCGGAAAGGGAAACATCTATCATCAGAGGCTTCCTCAAGATACGGAAATTTAACGATGCGTTGGCCAATCTTGGTGGTATCTTGGATAGGCAAAATCCCAGAAgatattga